GGTATGGTCATTGCATTGCAAAAGGTGGTAAACATTAATGTTTTTTAAAGTTTGTATACCCTTTGTCGTTTAGGTATTTTCTCGACATTCTGAGGGTGTAAGTACTCCTTGTCATCTTGAGGGTGTAAGAAATGAAGAAACTCTCCGTTGAAAGACAAGATCCTTCGCTATCGCTCAGGATGACAAGGTAGTGTCATTCTGACGAGCAAACGAAGTGCTCTAGGAAGAACCTCATCCGTTTATGCTTTTAGGGGGGAGTCTTGAGGGGGTGTCTTTTACTCCCTCAAATATGAGATCCTTCGTCGCTATCGCTCAGGATGACAAGGTAGTGTCATTCTGACGAGGCGTCTTTTTGCCGAGGACGAATCTCTCCATTCATTCTATGTTGTCATTCTGAGGGCGTATGCCCGAAGAATCTCATCCGTTTATGCTTTTGCATTTTTCGTGGGAGTCTTGAGGGGGTGTCTTTTACTCCCTCAAATATTAGATCCTTCGTCGCTACCGCTCCACTTGACTTCGTCAAGGAAAAGAGTGCAGGATGACATAGAAAAAGAGCTCCTCAGGATGACAAGGAATGAAACGCTCAGGATAATAAGGTGTATGTATGGTGACAAGAGGAAGATAGTAGAAGATTTTTCTCTTGAAAAAAACTACTTTAGAAGCTTAATACAGAAATTGACTCTTAATATGTTTATTAACAAAGGAATAATACCTAGGGCTGCATGGCCCTAGGTATTTTAACTATGGTGTGTATAATTTTGAAGCGATAGGAATCAATAGCGATAGTTTTGGGACAAAAGTTATAATTAAAAGCGCTATAATCGCAAAAAAGACAAATGGCCAAACTTCATTTGCAACCTTATCGAGAGGTTTTTTAATGATGTTAGAAGTGACGTATAAGTTTACTGCAACAGGCGGAGTAATCTGACCTATTGCAAGCGCAACTGTTACAGCTACTCCAAAGAAAAGAGGGTCAATGTTAAATGCACTTAAAACTGGAAGGAATATCGGCATAATTACGTATAGAATTGATATTGCGTCAAGGAAGAATCCTGCGATAAGGAAGACAATATCCACAAGAATCAAAAAAATAGCAGGGCTTTTTGAAAGGTCAACTACTCCCTTTGCTGCTGCATCAATAATTCCTAATTGGGCCTCGGCAACTGAAAAAATACCTGCAAATGTGACAACAAACATAACTACAGCAGAAGTTATAGCTGTGCCTACAAGTGAATCAAAAATTTCCTTTAAACCAATGCTTCGGTAAATAAATACACCAACAAATAAACTATAGAATACAGAAATTATTGCTGCTTCTGTTGGTGTTGCAATACCAGAGTAGATCGAACCAAGTATAATAACTGGAGCAAAAATTGCCCAAATAGCCTCTTTAAATGAATTTAAAAGTTCTTTAGGAGATGCTTTTTCTGTGAGTCCATGGTAACCTC
This genomic stretch from Caldisericaceae bacterium harbors:
- a CDS encoding TRAP transporter large permease, with translation MTAALILFGIFLFLIVIGSPIGTSIGIASIYGIIHYGLGASMISRNFASGIAKFPLIAIPFFVLEGELLSKGGLAKRISDFIILLVGKATGGLAIAAVFTAAFWGAISGSGPATAAAIGLIFIPAMIAQGYSDTFSAAVVAASSGLAIIIPPSIAFIVYGNITGVSVGALFLGGIIPGLFVALFLAIITYIISRKRGYHGLTEKASPKELLNSFKEAIWAIFAPVIILGSIYSGIATPTEAAIISVFYSLFVGVFIYRSIGLKEIFDSLVGTAITSAVVMFVVTFAGIFSVAEAQLGIIDAAAKGVVDLSKSPAIFLILVDIVFLIAGFFLDAISILYVIMPIFLPVLSAFNIDPLFFGVAVTVALAIGQITPPVAVNLYVTSNIIKKPLDKVANEVWPFVFFAIIALLIITFVPKLSLLIPIASKLYTP